In Carassius carassius chromosome 2, fCarCar2.1, whole genome shotgun sequence, the DNA window TTACACTGTCCCTGTCAAGCCTGAGGATACCAACTCTATGGACAGTCTTCTCCAGGGTTTTGGTTCTTCCTGCAGGTATCCAGACGGAAGCCAACATTGTGCCTCCAGTGGCCATGGAAGCCAGCGGGAAGAGCGTGAACACTCCAAGATACTTTCTGACAGAACTAATGCCAAAGTCCGACCGTCATCCTACAGCTGCGAGGAGGAACATTGTGTGCCACCGCGGCCACCCATGAGGAAGGACAGTTTTAGGGCTACTAAAGGCCAACCAACAGATAAACGCTGTGTGTCTGCTCCTGTAGGCATCCCTAGTGTAACCAGCTGCATGGTTGAAGATCAATCCCAAATCCAGGAAGTTTTGACTGGcgatgtttatttaaatggaacaCAAGACAATGAGCAAGAACGTAAAGGATGCACCATTGAACCTTATTACACATTCAACTCTAAGAGAGACTCTGATGGACATAACAAGGCAACTAACCATGAGAAAAAACACTTGGAGAACTATTCAGAAACTGTGGTGGTGTCTACGCCTTCTCTTAGTCCCTTATCACAAAGGAATAAGGATGAGAACTTTAATACCCAACTCCAACCAGAACGTACTATCCAGTCAGCAATGCACAGACACAGTGCACCAGAGAAACTTTTAGCTTCTCAGCTGTGTATGATGGATTTTTCTGCCGACAAAAGTTATAATCGTGCATCTCCAACTTGTCAGTGGTCACAGTCACCACTTTATCTCAGTGATACTAGTCCAAATAAGGCCCAGGGCCGAACAAGTAGATGTTCCACACCTGATTCAGTGGCAACTTCTGAACTTGAGGATCCCAGGTTAGAAGAGGATCCTCTTGATTCTGGACAGAATCTCTGGGGGAAGCCTATTAATGTCTCTGGAAATCCCATGGAGAATGGATTCTCCACTGCTAACTCTCAGACCAGTGATAAGAACTTTGGGTCTGTAGGTGTTGGCATGTGTGTGGACACTCACCTGAATGAGAACGGGGGAGAAGTGAGGGTAGACGATGGCAGCATCACAAAGCAGTCACAGAAGCGGCAGTTCCGTAGCAGCAAATCGCGTCGTAGAAATGAGCGTTTTGCAACAAACCTCAGAAATGAGATCCAGAGGAAAAAGGCCCAGCTGCAGAAGAGTAGAAACCCATGCGGTGAGGAGACTGTGGAAGAAGAGGTTGCAGATCTCAATATGGAGGCAGTAGCTCCTCCAGAGTACCATCAACCCAGATCCCAAACCCAAACTCTTACCAGTCCTCCCATTGCCTCCTTGCAAATATCCAAACAGATGCAACAAGTTATTGAAACAACCCAAGTTGAGGAACACTCCAGATCCAGGGATGTGTGCTTCCAGGCATCTCAGCCCCAAACCCAGATCTCTCAACATGCCAGacaaatgtgtgtgcatgtggtgGAGGAGATAGTACCTGCAGATAAACCACGACAGCGGCGATGGACACCAGAATACAAGCTTCAGTCGGAAACAGAGCCCTGTGAGAGTAAGAGAAATGAGGCTACTGGACAGATGTGGTCTGGAAAAATGGGATTAACAAGAGGGAGGACTGGTTCCTCCAGTAGTCGTTCAGCTCGATCGGATGAGTGTGATATCCCTCCCTTTGCAGACCGCAGGAGGTTCTTTGAAGAGACTAGCAGAAAGTTGAGTCAGTCTGTAACAAACTTGTCAAGCCTGACAAGTCGAAATCAGAGACTAGAGAAGCCAGGTAGACCTACCCATCCATCCTCACCTGAACCTCTTGAAATGGCCACTAACCTGGGCCGGAGGAGGTTTTCATATCAAGATGTGCCCTACGTCAACTCACTGGACACTGGGGGACAGTTTATGAGTACCCAACAAGACCAAGAAAAACTGAGGGAGAGGCTgatagagagagagcaggagaaagaaagagagcagGAGAGAGTCAAGGAGAAAAAGACACTTAGAGAACAAGAGAGGGAGAAGGAAAGATTAAGGAAAGAGAGGGAAATAGAGCAACAAAGGGTGAATGACTGGGAAGAGAGGCAAATACTGCTGCAGCGAGAACAAGAAAGGGAATCCAGGAGAGAAACTCTTCGTACCGAACACAATACGAGTAGTGACACACTTCCTCAGTATTTATCTCACGACGCCTGTCAGAAACAGCCACCCATTCCTCAGGTTCCTGCTTTTCTCCAGTCCTCTGAGCATTTCTATAGCAACACTACCACCAAGATCCAGAAGCCTTGCTCAGCGTTCCACCCAGTGACCACTCAGCTCAATCAGTATGATGTAAATCCACCCTTCAAGGCCAGGAGCTACACCCCGACTGAGGTAAGACTGGGAATTTAGCATTGGCATTGTCTAGCTTTTCTCCAGGTTCTCAGGCAGCCCATTGaattactaatataaaaattccagattttcagagTACCACTATAacaaacataattgcaatatacGGCATTAGTGTTGGCTTAGTTTCACTATTTACCTGCTAATAAATACTTTGCCATGACTTAGATTTTATTGTGCCATTGTATTGTCATGGCTGCTGAATCATGTTTGGGGCAAAAACATTAGGCAGCTGAATGTCTTTAgtcaagtgtatatatatatatatatatatatatatatatatatatatatatatatatatatatctttacaaCATAGAGACATTTGTTACTGAATTATTTATGCAAGTAAGCTTTCGTCTTGCACTTCATCCTCGTTAATTCATAAAGAATAACCTGTCCTTTACCTCATAATAAATATCTTGAACATTAATACAGATGGAAATCAAACATCGCTCCTTGATTAAATGAAAGAGGGTGTGATTTCCTTTATTGTGGTTATTTACAGTTCTAGGCTCTTAGGAGCTAAGCGGCAAGTCCTTACAAAATGGCTTTGTAAAGCAACTGAACCcctttttttacttcagttaaaATTATTGTGAATGGGAGGGATTTGTGGTTTTGTTCCTaagcattcattttaaaattcacTGAGCCATTAGGGTACTTCTGTTAtctgtaaaatattatatttcactGATCTTAATACTGTTGGAATTGAATAAAGATGAAACAGTTTATTCTGTATGTGAGCTGTTATTTTAAGACATTTGGTATAGTGCCATGTAGATGGGAATGAGACGGTGGTTTTCAGTTTTAGTGCAGACTTGTTTTAATATTAGCATTCATACAGGATATTTTGAAATCGGGCTTCTTCAGAGTCCCAAAAGGCCAAATTTTGGCCAggatttcacaaaaataatacatTGGCTCTAATGCAATAGGAAGATTGAATATGTATTCTATCTCAAGTCACTGGTCTCAATGCTAGAGTCAATGCAAGAGTTTCATCTTAAAACTTGAATTGATATCTAACTGATCTTTGGGCCATTTTTAGTCCTTAAGTGTGTTTAGATAAACGTTTATTGATCCTTGAGGGAAAACTCAGGTTGAATTCAAGAGGGAATTTTTCTTGTTGTAGCATCAAGCCCATGTCCTCTGGATGAAAATCAGAGATACTATTAACTGTACTACTGACTCCCCTTACAGTTGTCAGAACAATGTTTTGAACACTATCAATTATTTTGGCAGTTATCAGATATTATGTTTATGGTGTGCTTTTGAAAATCTGGGCTATAGATGGTTGTCACAACAGCAGTGGGAATGAAACAGAATTTGTATGAAAGCTATAAAACCCTTATAAATGTCAGGGTTGTTACATCACCTACAGTAGATGGTTTCAGATGCACCATATGCTAAAGAACAGATCAGCAGACAGTTGAAAGGTATAAAGTTCCATAAATCACCAGTATAGTGTTTTTAACTATTTacattgttgctttttttaaagtagtttgtacttttttttagtggtaggtttgggtgaaaaaaaaaattgttcattttaataaattatatttaatttattgttaaatttatatttaatatttaaatatgtggCGAATATATTTTACAGGCCCATCCTGTGCAGGAActagcaaaaaaactaaaccgaAATTTCAGCTTAACAGAGAGGTAAGGTTTTTGCTTTTATCTCTCAATAGATTAACTTattgttattttcatattttgcgtgcgttttacttatttacttatggTTATTGACAAACCATTACTTGTAAGAAGTATAGCATAACATTTCTTATTCCGCAGGGACTACTCAAGGTGTAGGAGAGACTCCAAGACAGGAGAGGGTGCTGCTGTTCCTAGCTTCACGGGTCAAGGTGGCAACAGCATGACAGGTGGCCACACTGAAGGGCATCTTTTTTCACCCCTTAAAAACCGTGCTATGTCAGAAAATGACATTCGTGTGGACACAAAAGATGTTCAGAATCACACCAGCGTCACAACAAGCAGAATGCGTGCATCCACTCTTAGTGACCTGGATGAGAATGGAGTATGTGTAGGTGAAGTAAAGAAGAAAAAAGGGCCTCCTCCACCTCGTCCACCGCCCCCAAAATGGGATCAATTCCACAAGAGACGGGCGTCCCATCATAACCTCTTCTCCTCCCCGCCACTTTATTCCTCCCCACCTCGACCACAGCCGTGCACATCCCAGCCCTGCAGTGTGCCTGAAATGACACGTCAGCGCTCCTATAGTCTTCCTCCGAGGGAGATCTCAGAGAGCCATCACTGCTCCAGTCAGGAGTACTCGGCGGCTCCCCCCAGCCCTGCTTTTACACATCGGGCCTTTAAACCTGTAGCCCTGCCcccaagagagagagacacgagGAGGGAACTTCATCAACCTTTGCCACAGCCTGAACCATGCACAAGGTGAAACATACCTTCCAACACATGTGTGACATATAAGAATTATTCATGGTATTTATGTTGATGTCATTAcaaaccattttcttttttttaatattaataatcagtAAAACTACTAAAGGCAAACTACTAAAGTTATTCTTTACTACATTATGATATCAAGACACTGGTATCATAttgaattttaaagttttatccaaaaattttgaaaatagttgtgctgcttaatgtttttgtgaaaactggttctccatttttttctgaattctttgaagaatagaaagttctaaagaGCAGcactgattttaaaaataattgtaacattataaatgtctaaacTGTTGATCAATTTCTGCATCTTAACATCTTACTGACActagacttttgaa includes these proteins:
- the LOC132103829 gene encoding protein Shroom4-like isoform X2, producing MQLHFTPLSVPWHSGGDNSELSMQWGHISRHYSTDHSSSIGSMESLENPPNQGYYDSQLSPIDPVIFNNKRDSAYSSFSASSNTSDYTVPVKPEDTNSMDSLLQGFGSSCRYPDGSQHCASSGHGSQREEREHSKILSDRTNAKVRPSSYSCEEEHCVPPRPPMRKDSFRATKGQPTDKRCVSAPVGIPSVTSCMVEDQSQIQEVLTGDVYLNGTQDNEQERKGCTIEPYYTFNSKRDSDGHNKATNHEKKHLENYSETVVVSTPSLSPLSQRNKDENFNTQLQPERTIQSAMHRHSAPEKLLASQLCMMDFSADKSYNRASPTCQWSQSPLYLSDTSPNKAQGRTSRCSTPDSVATSELEDPRLEEDPLDSGQNLWGKPINVSGNPMENGFSTANSQTSDKNFGSVGVGMCVDTHLNENGGEVRVDDGSITKQSQKRQFRSSKSRRRNERFATNLRNEIQRKKAQLQKSRNPCGEETVEEEVADLNMEAVAPPEYHQPRSQTQTLTSPPIASLQISKQMQQVIETTQVEEHSRSRDVCFQASQPQTQISQHARQMCVHVVEEIVPADKPRQRRWTPEYKLQSETEPCESKRNEATGQMWSGKMGLTRGRTGSSSSRSARSDECDIPPFADRRRFFEETSRKLSQSVTNLSSLTSRNQRLEKPGRPTHPSSPEPLEMATNLGRRRFSYQDVPYVNSLDTGGQFMSTQQDQEKLRERLIEREQEKEREQERVKEKKTLREQEREKERLRKEREIEQQRVNDWEERQILLQREQERESRRETLRTEHNTSSDTLPQYLSHDACQKQPPIPQVPAFLQSSEHFYSNTTTKIQKPCSAFHPVTTQLNQYDVNPPFKARSYTPTEAHPVQELAKKLNRNFSLTERDYSRCRRDSKTGEGAAVPSFTGQGGNSMTGGHTEGHLFSPLKNRAMSENDIRVDTKDVQNHTSVTTSRMRASTLSDLDENGVCVGEVKKKKGPPPPRPPPPKWDQFHKRRASHHNLFSSPPLYSSPPRPQPCTSQPCSVPEMTRQRSYSLPPREISESHHCSSQEYSAAPPSPAFTHRAFKPVALPPRERDTRRELHQPLPQPEPCTRIPVHNAAMSDEPRVTLVKPISFEHRAEWDRSSPHYPALGTTRPLEVPEKSLSSVAMCPESYFSMNNYHLLSHQAGFPGTAHKNQIISSCSPSSIEHGNQPLETDIDEICENERLGEIDRREGEDRMELQGFARPVMVLETDIDNTPEEGSLSARHLRGPRAAFVDSILEDDYGLSRKELIGELFPHSVNTETSGEGWRGGHPISGGTLERSSRLGTSTTQVSRSTCYDTSADNPQLLARIREISERKEEEEELNYKKQLMESLHKKLDVLREAQRGLQEDIRANTQLGEEVESLVLTICKPNEVDKFRMFIGDLDKVTSLLLSLSGRLIRVESALDCVDPETGHHGRLQLLEKKKQLLVQMGEAQELKEHVDRREQAVGKVLECCLTPEQMRDYSHFVKMKAALLVEQRQLDDKIRLGEEQLRGLRESLGLGLGLGVGMGYGQY
- the LOC132103829 gene encoding protein Shroom4-like isoform X1 gives rise to the protein MMETVEQLVSFQHVHVQLNGGAPWGFTLKGGLEHGEPLIITKIEEGGKAAQCKKLRVGDELVNINGSALYGSRQEALILIKGSYRVLKIVVRRRSVPVIRPHSWHLAKLSEAPCTTGTGDPSDGPPAMQLHFTPLSVPWHSGGDNSELSMQWGHISRHYSTDHSSSIGSMESLENPPNQGYYDSQLSPIDPVIFNNKRDSAYSSFSASSNTSDYTVPVKPEDTNSMDSLLQGFGSSCRYPDGSQHCASSGHGSQREEREHSKILSDRTNAKVRPSSYSCEEEHCVPPRPPMRKDSFRATKGQPTDKRCVSAPVGIPSVTSCMVEDQSQIQEVLTGDVYLNGTQDNEQERKGCTIEPYYTFNSKRDSDGHNKATNHEKKHLENYSETVVVSTPSLSPLSQRNKDENFNTQLQPERTIQSAMHRHSAPEKLLASQLCMMDFSADKSYNRASPTCQWSQSPLYLSDTSPNKAQGRTSRCSTPDSVATSELEDPRLEEDPLDSGQNLWGKPINVSGNPMENGFSTANSQTSDKNFGSVGVGMCVDTHLNENGGEVRVDDGSITKQSQKRQFRSSKSRRRNERFATNLRNEIQRKKAQLQKSRNPCGEETVEEEVADLNMEAVAPPEYHQPRSQTQTLTSPPIASLQISKQMQQVIETTQVEEHSRSRDVCFQASQPQTQISQHARQMCVHVVEEIVPADKPRQRRWTPEYKLQSETEPCESKRNEATGQMWSGKMGLTRGRTGSSSSRSARSDECDIPPFADRRRFFEETSRKLSQSVTNLSSLTSRNQRLEKPGRPTHPSSPEPLEMATNLGRRRFSYQDVPYVNSLDTGGQFMSTQQDQEKLRERLIEREQEKEREQERVKEKKTLREQEREKERLRKEREIEQQRVNDWEERQILLQREQERESRRETLRTEHNTSSDTLPQYLSHDACQKQPPIPQVPAFLQSSEHFYSNTTTKIQKPCSAFHPVTTQLNQYDVNPPFKARSYTPTEAHPVQELAKKLNRNFSLTERDYSRCRRDSKTGEGAAVPSFTGQGGNSMTGGHTEGHLFSPLKNRAMSENDIRVDTKDVQNHTSVTTSRMRASTLSDLDENGVCVGEVKKKKGPPPPRPPPPKWDQFHKRRASHHNLFSSPPLYSSPPRPQPCTSQPCSVPEMTRQRSYSLPPREISESHHCSSQEYSAAPPSPAFTHRAFKPVALPPRERDTRRELHQPLPQPEPCTRIPVHNAAMSDEPRVTLVKPISFEHRAEWDRSSPHYPALGTTRPLEVPEKSLSSVAMCPESYFSMNNYHLLSHQAGFPGTAHKNQIISSCSPSSIEHGNQPLETDIDEICENERLGEIDRREGEDRMELQGFARPVMVLETDIDNTPEEGSLSARHLRGPRAAFVDSILEDDYGLSRKELIGELFPHSVNTETSGEGWRGGHPISGGTLERSSRLGTSTTQVSRSTCYDTSADNPQLLARIREISERKEEEEELNYKKQLMESLHKKLDVLREAQRGLQEDIRANTQLGEEVESLVLTICKPNEVDKFRMFIGDLDKVTSLLLSLSGRLIRVESALDCVDPETGHHGRLQLLEKKKQLLVQMGEAQELKEHVDRREQAVGKVLECCLTPEQMRDYSHFVKMKAALLVEQRQLDDKIRLGEEQLRGLRESLGLGLGLGVGMGYGQY